The Campylobacter sp. RM10537 genome has a segment encoding these proteins:
- the pseH gene encoding UDP-4-amino-4,6-dideoxy-N-acetyl-beta-L-altrosamine N-acetyltransferase: MIKLKNFTELNEQEVILVWQWRNNKKVNKFMHTKNFSIKEHKYFIDNLKQDETKKYFLVFEDNKAIGVIDFVNIKKESCYFGLYAKPDLRGVGQILMNEVKKYAFEILKIKILKAHVLKDNEKALKLYFKNDFQIEKEVENMFNIYLYNINEQKIQEPYSHPLGGGVKINFCLSFDQGWAI; the protein is encoded by the coding sequence TTGATCAAATTAAAAAATTTTACCGAACTTAATGAGCAAGAAGTTATATTGGTTTGGCAATGGAGAAATAATAAAAAAGTTAATAAATTTATGCACACTAAAAACTTTAGCATCAAAGAACATAAATATTTTATTGATAATTTAAAACAAGATGAAACTAAAAAATATTTTTTAGTATTTGAAGATAACAAAGCTATAGGTGTGATTGATTTTGTTAATATCAAAAAAGAAAGTTGTTATTTTGGACTTTATGCCAAACCAGACTTAAGAGGAGTGGGACAAATTTTAATGAATGAAGTCAAAAAATACGCTTTTGAAATTTTAAAGATAAAAATTTTAAAAGCACATGTCTTAAAAGATAATGAAAAAGCTTTAAAACTTTATTTCAAAAATGATTTTCAAATTGAAAAGGAGGTTGAAAATATGTTTAATATATATCTATACAACATCAATGAACAAAAAATACAAGAACCCTACAGTCATCCTCTGGGGGGGGGGGTAAAAATAAATTTCTGCCTATCTTTTGATCAAGGATGGGCAATATGA
- the pseG gene encoding UDP-2,4-diacetamido-2,4,6-trideoxy-beta-L-altropyranose hydrolase, whose product MKVLFRSDSSTQIGFGHIKRDLVLAKQYEDVSFACLPLEGSLIDEIPYPVFELQSASIYELIHLIKEHKFDLLVIDHYEIKADDEKLIKLETGIKILSFDDTINPHHCDILLNVNACAKASDYEGLVPFKCELRCGFSYALIRDEFYIEAKEKRDKIWDFFICMGGTDIKNISLSIANELSSNKKIAIATSSSNKNLKKLKNLVKENPNIKLFIDYDNIARLMNESEKLIISASSLVNEALLLKAKFKAICYIENQRPTADWLAKKGYEVEYRL is encoded by the coding sequence ATGAAAGTTTTATTTAGAAGCGACAGTTCGACTCAAATAGGATTTGGGCATATTAAACGAGATCTTGTCTTAGCAAAACAATACGAAGATGTAAGCTTTGCTTGTTTACCCTTAGAGGGCTCTTTGATCGATGAAATTCCTTATCCTGTTTTTGAATTACAAAGTGCTAGCATTTATGAACTTATCCACCTTATAAAAGAGCATAAATTTGATTTACTTGTAATTGATCATTATGAAATTAAAGCTGATGATGAAAAATTGATCAAACTTGAAACGGGAATTAAAATTTTAAGCTTTGATGATACTATAAATCCTCATCATTGCGATATTTTACTTAATGTCAATGCCTGTGCAAAAGCTAGTGATTATGAAGGTTTAGTTCCTTTTAAGTGTGAGCTTAGATGCGGATTTTCCTATGCTTTAATTAGAGATGAGTTTTATATTGAAGCTAAAGAAAAAAGAGATAAAATATGGGATTTTTTTATTTGCATGGGTGGAACAGATATTAAAAATATTTCTTTAAGTATTGCAAATGAACTTTCAAGCAATAAAAAAATAGCTATCGCTACAAGTTCTTCAAATAAAAATCTTAAAAAACTTAAAAATTTAGTCAAGGAAAATCCAAATATTAAGCTTTTTATCGATTATGATAATATTGCTAGACTTATGAATGAAAGCGAAAAACTTATTATTAGCGCAAGTTCTTTGGTTAATGAAGCATTGCTTTTAAAAGCTAAATTTAAAGCAATTTGCTATATAGAAAATCAAAGACCAACCGCTGATTGGCTTGCAAAAAAAGGTTATGAAGTGGAGTATAGACTTTGA
- the pseH gene encoding UDP-4-amino-4,6-dideoxy-N-acetyl-beta-L-altrosamine N-acetyltransferase: MKTLIIKQRNLIFDKNEEIIEHIILENKNIVLKTEKNFFILENYINLDENKKEKIRSYRNHPKIKKYLYNTHYISKLEHEKFIKILKQNNQKQYFCINYNDQILGSINFKEKNNSTIEFGFYSNPFLNILGLGRILEEISIYYSFSIFKKKEMILEIFSENQKVINLHKKFGFQVTSKKIFQDKEIFFMSLKNSLQQNLP; this comes from the coding sequence ATGAAAACTTTAATTATAAAACAAAGAAATCTTATTTTTGACAAAAATGAAGAAATCATAGAACATATTATATTAGAAAATAAAAATATTGTTTTAAAAACTGAAAAAAATTTTTTTATACTTGAAAACTATATCAACTTAGATGAAAATAAAAAAGAAAAAATCAGATCTTATCGTAATCATCCAAAAATTAAAAAATATCTTTATAATACTCATTATATTTCAAAATTAGAACATGAAAAATTTATCAAAATTTTAAAACAAAATAATCAAAAACAATATTTTTGCATTAATTACAATGATCAAATTCTAGGAAGTATTAATTTCAAAGAAAAAAATAACTCCACAATTGAATTTGGATTTTACTCCAACCCATTTTTAAATATTCTAGGATTGGGTAGAATTTTAGAAGAAATAAGCATTTATTATTCTTTTTCAATTTTTAAAAAAAAAGAAATGATTTTAGAAATATTTTCTGAAAATCAAAAAGTTATAAATTTACATAAAAAATTTGGTTTTCAAGTTACCTCAAAAAAAATATTCCAAGATAAAGAAATTTTTTTTATGAGTCTTAAAAATTCCTTACAGCAAAACCTTCCTTAG